A window of the Ammoniphilus oxalaticus genome harbors these coding sequences:
- a CDS encoding zinc-ribbon domain-containing protein has product MFCDHCGQPVSKEAQFCGKCGKALSGETKKVVASESHQKKLWLYPALSAGIAAILLGCVFLYHVIVNQQVDQMIDVSQRLALEGKLAEAKQITEEALQKKADHPLLRMNQKIIEDAIAIDHLLESGKKLASDQRYVEATQQLDEAEQRLADRSGKIYEQLQEKVDIERVGIVIAKVESDIPNKQNVAELGSLLTQLEPYAEQATETIQLIQKKMVNIAVESATQALQNHHFESARTTVEEALVFDDQNEKLLNIKQTIRNEQLAFEQAEQQRIELAIEASIKEDIKNRANAVELLDLQYGLTEYDNYLVHGEIRNVATLPISAIIMYYEFLNGDGDVVNSGSSYVDPYYLNRGEVGSFGNTYYTDDSISEVRISRIEWNLN; this is encoded by the coding sequence ATGTTTTGCGATCACTGCGGCCAGCCTGTTTCCAAAGAAGCTCAATTTTGTGGAAAATGCGGGAAAGCGCTGTCTGGTGAAACTAAAAAAGTTGTCGCATCCGAATCGCATCAAAAAAAGTTGTGGTTGTATCCTGCGTTATCGGCTGGAATTGCGGCGATTTTACTCGGTTGCGTTTTTCTGTATCACGTTATCGTGAATCAGCAAGTGGACCAAATGATTGACGTAAGCCAACGATTAGCGTTGGAGGGAAAATTGGCAGAAGCAAAGCAAATAACTGAAGAAGCATTACAGAAGAAAGCGGATCATCCGCTGCTTAGAATGAACCAGAAAATCATTGAAGATGCAATCGCGATTGATCATTTGTTGGAATCAGGAAAAAAGCTTGCGTCAGATCAACGTTATGTAGAGGCAACGCAACAGTTGGACGAAGCGGAACAGCGGTTAGCGGATCGTTCCGGTAAGATATATGAACAGTTACAAGAAAAGGTAGATATAGAACGTGTGGGGATCGTCATCGCCAAAGTAGAAAGTGATATTCCAAATAAACAGAATGTCGCGGAACTCGGTTCGTTACTGACGCAATTAGAACCATACGCAGAACAGGCGACGGAAACAATTCAGTTGATTCAAAAAAAGATGGTCAATATCGCTGTCGAGTCTGCGACCCAAGCTTTACAGAACCATCACTTTGAGTCGGCGAGGACAACGGTGGAAGAAGCGCTCGTTTTTGATGATCAAAATGAAAAGTTATTGAATATAAAACAAACCATTCGCAATGAACAGTTGGCTTTTGAACAGGCGGAACAGCAACGAATTGAACTGGCGATCGAAGCTTCGATTAAGGAAGATATTAAAAACCGCGCAAATGCAGTGGAGTTGCTAGATCTACAATATGGGCTAACAGAATATGATAACTACCTTGTGCATGGCGAGATTCGCAATGTTGCAACCCTTCCAATTTCAGCAATTATTATGTACTACGAGTTTTTGAACGGAGATGGTGATGTTGTCAATAGCGGTAGTTCCTACGTTGATCCCTATTACTTAAATAGGGGGGAAGTTGGTAGTTTCGGAAACACCTATTATACAGATGATTCCATTTCTGAAGTTCGCATTTCTCGAATCGAATGGAACTTGAATTAA
- a CDS encoding S1C family serine protease, which produces MSKNNNTMLIPITFSVLILIGGLVGAYFLHGSMSKPVVAEQASLLGEIPQSDDERDFPADLKQIINDSQKRVVSLEVDFMNGGQGIGSGFLYNNQGDIITNAHVVVGAVNIVVKGADTSLHQGKLIGMSEEKDLAVVRVEGLAKQQPLSIARKKKIEIGDAVLAFGSPHGLENTVTTGIISGLNRDLEIENSIYRGVYQTSAPIAPGNSGGPLILEKTGEVIGVNSAAGRGAGNIGFSIPIDQALALVEKWSASPDTHLAAQSSTAAGDGQLVSYYTETTFSEDAGYLLDYFYGCISAKDYVTAYSLLGSKWQSGTSYETFRNGYLNTMDVTTQSINTRAVSDSTAEVTVIIEALEHVDGAERLTYYKLDYNVGIENENIKILSGKGKKIQ; this is translated from the coding sequence ATGTCAAAGAACAATAATACGATGCTCATTCCAATTACGTTTAGCGTTCTTATTTTAATAGGGGGGCTGGTCGGCGCCTATTTTTTACATGGTTCAATGAGTAAACCTGTTGTTGCCGAGCAGGCGTCGTTGCTTGGCGAAATCCCTCAGTCCGATGACGAACGCGACTTTCCTGCCGATCTTAAGCAAATCATTAACGACAGTCAAAAGAGAGTGGTTTCGCTAGAAGTTGATTTTATGAATGGCGGACAAGGAATCGGGTCTGGGTTCTTATATAACAATCAGGGTGATATTATTACGAATGCCCATGTTGTTGTAGGGGCGGTAAATATTGTTGTAAAAGGGGCCGACACGAGTTTACACCAGGGGAAATTGATTGGAATGAGTGAAGAAAAAGATCTAGCTGTTGTGCGTGTCGAGGGTCTGGCTAAGCAACAGCCTTTATCGATCGCGCGTAAGAAAAAAATTGAAATCGGCGATGCCGTGCTCGCTTTTGGCAGTCCGCATGGGTTGGAAAATACAGTGACAACCGGTATCATTAGTGGATTAAACCGGGATTTGGAGATTGAAAATAGCATCTATCGCGGAGTCTATCAAACTTCAGCGCCGATCGCTCCTGGCAATAGCGGTGGACCGCTTATTTTAGAAAAAACGGGTGAGGTGATTGGCGTGAATTCTGCTGCGGGAAGAGGGGCCGGGAATATTGGATTCAGCATCCCGATCGATCAAGCGTTGGCGCTTGTTGAGAAATGGAGCGCTAGCCCCGACACCCATTTGGCGGCGCAATCATCCACAGCAGCGGGGGACGGCCAACTGGTTTCATATTACACAGAGACCACTTTTTCCGAAGACGCAGGTTATTTGCTTGATTATTTTTATGGGTGTATTTCAGCGAAGGATTACGTGACCGCTTACTCTCTATTGGGGAGTAAATGGCAGTCAGGAACAAGTTACGAAACGTTTCGAAATGGCTATTTGAATACGATGGATGTCACGACACAGAGCATCAATACCCGCGCGGTTAGTGACTCGACTGCCGAAGTAACCGTGATCATTGAAGCGTTAGAACATGTCGATGGAGCTGAGCGACTTACCTATTATAAACTTGACTATAACGTAGGAATCGAAAATGAGAACATCAAAATCTTAAGTGGAAAAGGGAAAAAGATTCAATAA
- a CDS encoding iron chelate uptake ABC transporter family permease subunit, whose translation MHPRVKISILVVLSVLFVTCFLFLNLGSNWGYALPRRGMKILAIVITGAAIGFSTTIFQTITNNRILTPSILGLDSLYMLIQTVIIFALGSMHMAVANKQFNFLLSVGLMVAFTGLLFRLLFKGDGRNLYLLLLIGIVFGTFFQSISTFLQVLIDPNEFLIAQDRMFASFNNVNTDILYLGIGGIVCCGVYFVRFYKFLDVLALGRDQAINLGVKYDQVIRQLLIIVSILTAISTALVGPIMFLGLLVVNVSHEFLKTHLHKYLIWGSVWIAILALVGGQLIVERVFTFSTPLSVIINFIGGIYFIYLLLKERQS comes from the coding sequence ATGCATCCTAGAGTAAAGATTAGTATTCTTGTTGTTTTATCCGTCCTTTTCGTCACTTGTTTTCTATTTTTAAATTTAGGTTCCAATTGGGGGTATGCGCTCCCGCGTAGGGGGATGAAGATTCTCGCAATTGTCATTACTGGCGCGGCGATCGGTTTTTCTACGACCATTTTTCAGACGATTACGAACAATCGTATTTTAACGCCAAGTATTCTTGGTCTCGACTCGCTATACATGCTGATCCAGACTGTCATTATTTTCGCGCTTGGCTCGATGCATATGGCTGTCGCCAACAAGCAATTCAATTTTTTGTTGTCTGTCGGGTTGATGGTTGCTTTTACAGGTTTGTTGTTCAGGTTGTTGTTTAAAGGAGACGGAAGAAACCTGTATTTACTCCTTTTAATTGGCATCGTGTTCGGCACATTCTTTCAAAGCATCTCCACATTTTTACAAGTGTTGATCGATCCAAATGAATTTCTAATCGCGCAAGATCGGATGTTCGCTAGCTTTAATAACGTAAATACAGATATTTTGTATTTGGGTATCGGCGGGATCGTCTGTTGTGGAGTTTATTTCGTCCGTTTCTATAAATTTTTAGACGTGTTGGCGCTCGGTCGTGATCAGGCGATCAATTTGGGCGTCAAGTATGATCAGGTCATCCGGCAATTATTGATTATCGTTTCGATTTTAACTGCGATTTCAACAGCGTTAGTGGGTCCGATTATGTTTTTAGGTTTGTTGGTCGTCAATGTCTCGCATGAATTTCTTAAAACGCATCTTCATAAATACCTTATTTGGGGTTCGGTCTGGATTGCGATCCTAGCCTTAGTCGGGGGTCAGTTGATCGTCGAGCGGGTATTTACATTTTCAACGCCATTGAGCGTCATCATTAATTTTATCGGTGGCATCTATTTCATCTATCTTTTATTAAAGGAGCGACAGTCATGA
- a CDS encoding ABC transporter ATP-binding protein, whose protein sequence is MIEARNVSKFYGNKAVVEDVSVKIEKGKITSFIGPNGAGKSTLLGMMSRLFAQDQGEIIIENKNLSHWNPNELAKKISILKQSNHTNIRLTIRDLVSFGRFPYSQGRLTPLDWQQVDEAIEYLELTDIQHKFLDQLSGGQRQRAYIAMVLAQDTDYILLDEPLNNLDMKHSAQIMKVLRSLVDELGKTIIIVIHDINFASCYSDSIVALKDGKVVSQGPKDDIIHSAVLQDVYEMDIQVQEIDCNRVCLYFA, encoded by the coding sequence ATGATTGAAGCGCGTAACGTTTCTAAATTTTATGGGAATAAGGCGGTAGTTGAGGATGTGTCTGTAAAAATTGAAAAGGGGAAAATCACTTCGTTTATCGGGCCAAATGGGGCAGGAAAAAGCACGTTGCTTGGCATGATGAGTCGATTGTTTGCTCAGGATCAAGGGGAAATTATTATTGAGAATAAGAATCTATCTCACTGGAATCCGAATGAGTTGGCAAAGAAAATTTCTATTTTAAAACAGTCCAATCATACGAATATTCGTTTGACAATCAGAGATCTTGTCAGTTTTGGACGCTTTCCATACTCACAAGGCAGGCTGACGCCGTTGGATTGGCAGCAGGTAGATGAAGCGATTGAGTATTTGGAATTAACCGATATTCAACATAAATTTCTCGATCAGTTGAGCGGGGGACAGCGACAGCGGGCGTATATTGCGATGGTACTGGCCCAAGACACCGACTATATTTTGTTGGATGAGCCGTTGAACAACCTTGATATGAAACATTCCGCGCAAATTATGAAAGTTTTAAGAAGCTTGGTTGATGAATTAGGCAAGACGATCATTATTGTGATTCACGATATCAATTTTGCTTCCTGTTATTCCGACTCAATTGTCGCTTTAAAAGACGGCAAGGTAGTTAGCCAAGGACCGAAAGATGATATTATTCATTCCGCGGTTTTGCAAGATGTGTATGAAATGGACATCCAAGTCCAGGAGATTGATTGTAATCGTGTGTGTCTATATTTTGCTTAA
- a CDS encoding siderophore ABC transporter substrate-binding protein, with the protein MRRRLGMLLMLVVVAVFAAACGGASGGKEETSAEPDQETVVVKHRLGETEVVKNPQKVVVFDFGALDSLDRLGVEVAAVPQATVPAYLKKYEDSKYVNAGSLKEPDFEAISELDPDLIIISGRQQDLYEELSKIGATIFLGVDTNRYMESYTENANILAQIFDKQAEVDTALTEVEEAIKELHDQVADSDKTALIILANEGNVSAYGPASRFGIIHDVFGFTPVDSKIEVSTHGQSISFEYIAEKNPDYLFVIDRGAVVAGGTPGAKQLVENELVKKTKAYENGKIVYLDADYWYLSGGGLISVAEMVKEVGVALD; encoded by the coding sequence ATGAGAAGAAGGTTAGGGATGTTATTGATGTTGGTAGTTGTTGCTGTTTTTGCGGCGGCTTGCGGTGGCGCTTCAGGAGGGAAGGAAGAAACTTCAGCGGAGCCCGATCAGGAAACCGTGGTAGTGAAACACCGATTAGGAGAAACAGAAGTCGTTAAAAACCCGCAAAAGGTCGTTGTTTTTGATTTCGGCGCGTTGGATTCGTTAGACCGCTTAGGGGTGGAGGTCGCGGCTGTTCCGCAAGCGACGGTCCCAGCTTATTTAAAAAAGTATGAAGATAGCAAGTATGTGAACGCGGGAAGTTTAAAAGAACCAGACTTTGAAGCAATTAGTGAGCTGGATCCAGATCTGATTATTATTTCGGGTAGACAACAGGATTTATATGAAGAGTTAAGTAAGATTGGCGCTACTATTTTCTTGGGAGTGGACACGAACAGGTACATGGAATCCTATACTGAAAATGCGAATATATTAGCTCAAATTTTTGATAAACAAGCGGAAGTCGATACGGCGTTAACAGAAGTAGAGGAAGCGATTAAAGAATTGCATGATCAAGTTGCGGACAGTGACAAAACGGCGTTAATCATTTTAGCTAACGAAGGGAATGTTAGCGCCTATGGACCTGCTTCACGTTTTGGGATTATTCACGATGTGTTTGGTTTTACGCCTGTTGATTCCAAAATTGAGGTTTCCACACACGGTCAAAGTATTTCGTTCGAGTATATCGCTGAAAAGAATCCCGATTATTTATTTGTGATCGATCGGGGAGCTGTTGTAGCGGGTGGAACACCTGGAGCTAAACAATTGGTAGAGAATGAACTTGTCAAGAAAACAAAAGCCTATGAAAATGGCAAAATTGTTTATCTTGACGCTGACTACTGGTACTTATCTGGCGGTGGCTTAATTTCCGTAGCGGAAATGGTCAAGGAAGTCGGGGTTGCTTTGGACTAA
- the cpaB gene encoding Flp pilus assembly protein CpaB, whose protein sequence is MLESKRRALIFIGLSILLAALAGLMFLQKVKALNEQLGETTTVYIAKGSIPSRGLIQPDKVTTMEMPNKFVTKSFITDPKELANKVSMVPLADGDVITKNMLKPVATVSDLNNRLVSLFTSDKVSFDQELEALDRVDVVVSHTFPGHPTSEIFMRDISVAMVAKSEGEFKGVALEVALNDAPRLIHMQNYADHIRILKSNVGNQESKTAPEAETPAAPPTQVEGEPAAPTPPADPPAPNPAPEG, encoded by the coding sequence ATGCTAGAGTCAAAACGAAGAGCGCTCATTTTTATCGGTTTGTCGATTTTGTTGGCGGCATTGGCTGGATTGATGTTTTTGCAAAAGGTCAAGGCGCTTAACGAACAACTTGGAGAAACGACGACGGTTTACATAGCAAAGGGGAGTATTCCTTCCCGCGGTTTAATTCAACCCGATAAAGTAACGACGATGGAGATGCCGAATAAATTCGTTACCAAGTCGTTCATCACCGATCCGAAAGAGTTGGCGAATAAAGTGTCGATGGTTCCGTTGGCGGACGGCGATGTGATTACTAAAAACATGTTGAAACCGGTGGCAACAGTTAGCGACTTAAATAACCGACTCGTGTCTTTGTTTACATCGGACAAGGTCAGCTTTGATCAGGAGCTAGAGGCGCTTGATCGGGTCGATGTTGTCGTGTCTCATACGTTTCCTGGACATCCGACATCTGAAATTTTTATGAGAGATATTTCGGTGGCGATGGTTGCTAAAAGTGAGGGCGAGTTTAAAGGAGTCGCTTTGGAAGTGGCGTTGAATGACGCTCCAAGATTAATTCATATGCAAAATTATGCGGACCATATTCGAATTTTGAAATCGAACGTTGGCAATCAGGAGAGTAAAACTGCGCCTGAAGCAGAAACGCCTGCAGCCCCACCGACGCAAGTGGAAGGGGAGCCCGCTGCGCCAACACCGCCAGCTGATCCGCCCGCGCCAAATCCCGCGCCAGAAGGCTAG
- a CDS encoding AAA family ATPase, producing MATMKTIALLAADTELAQSLEQLLEGLPEETRFQHAQEDLREIQRNQPDILILGSAHHETAIETVQQFLTLNPSTVIFYVSERSDFYGMREMMRVGAADYFVLPDEYPLLESALEKTVRLLNQQEQAAVPSFKKGRGKVLAFYSGKGGSGTTLLAASFAQTLRLESTARVLLIDLNMQYGGAEYYLGLESVRSLADLQPVIEEVNEGHLRNVAQTEKYSGLEVLLSPRDAEMAEQLNDEFVAKLLRASRLSYDYIILDLPSNMNAINLAALEEADRIYYVMNLDTPSLRTYKSVESLFLRLNLHLEDRLEILINKKSRENEITIQDIKSLVEQPISVELIRDERNVQKAVNMGEPLRKEVNEKKLVPLAREIRKWVAAVIE from the coding sequence ATGGCTACGATGAAAACAATCGCGTTATTGGCAGCAGATACGGAGTTGGCTCAATCGTTAGAGCAGCTATTAGAAGGACTTCCGGAAGAAACTCGCTTTCAGCATGCGCAAGAAGATCTACGAGAAATTCAACGAAACCAACCCGATATTCTTATATTAGGAAGCGCTCACCATGAAACAGCGATCGAGACCGTCCAACAGTTTTTGACGCTCAATCCTTCGACCGTCATTTTCTATGTTTCTGAACGGAGCGATTTTTATGGGATGCGCGAAATGATGCGTGTCGGGGCAGCAGATTATTTTGTGCTCCCAGACGAATACCCGTTGCTAGAATCAGCCCTAGAGAAAACCGTTCGCCTATTGAATCAACAAGAACAAGCGGCGGTGCCGAGCTTTAAGAAAGGGAGAGGTAAGGTGCTCGCTTTCTATAGTGGGAAAGGGGGGAGCGGCACAACGTTACTCGCTGCCTCGTTCGCTCAAACACTTCGTTTGGAATCAACGGCAAGAGTGTTGCTGATCGATTTAAATATGCAATATGGCGGCGCCGAGTATTACCTTGGTCTAGAGAGTGTCCGTTCTTTAGCGGATCTGCAACCCGTCATCGAAGAAGTGAATGAAGGGCATTTGCGCAATGTGGCTCAGACGGAGAAATATTCGGGTTTAGAAGTATTGTTAAGTCCGCGTGACGCGGAGATGGCGGAACAATTGAATGATGAGTTTGTCGCCAAGTTACTGCGAGCCAGTCGCCTGAGTTACGATTATATTATTTTGGATTTGCCATCCAACATGAACGCGATTAACCTCGCCGCCCTGGAGGAAGCGGATCGGATTTATTATGTGATGAACTTGGATACACCTTCTTTACGCACGTATAAATCTGTGGAAAGCTTGTTCCTTCGCTTAAATCTTCATTTGGAAGATCGGTTGGAAATCTTGATCAACAAGAAGAGTCGGGAAAACGAAATTACGATTCAAGACATCAAAAGTTTGGTCGAGCAACCGATCAGTGTGGAATTAATAAGGGATGAACGGAATGTGCAAAAGGCGGTGAATATGGGCGAACCGCTTAGAAAAGAGGTGAATGAAAAGAAACTTGTCCCGCTAGCGCGCGAGATTCGTAAATGGGTCGCTGCGGTGATCGAATAA
- a CDS encoding CpaF family protein: MSLFNRRVLYEPKQETEPVTHNPYLEELALHYKTRLLNESNLDSLTSLSRGEMRLAIERAISQFMLEEKVVISRMDKEKLLSRLIDESIGFGPLEPLLGDEEITEILINGHNEIYIEKNGQLQLTDIHFRDEAHVRHIIDRIVAPLGRRIDESSPMVDARLFDGSRVNAVIPPVSLNGTLVSIRKFRKDPFKMEDLVEFDSMAPAMSQFLQAVVASKLNVLISGGTGSGKTTLLNAVSEAIPDFERVITIEDSAELRLDRPNVIGMEARPPNVEGSGEITIRQLVRNALRMRPDRIIVGEVRGAEAFDMLQAMNTGHEGSLTTVHANSPRDALSRVEGMVIMAGMDLPSHVIREYIVGALDFIVQSERLTDGKRRIVSIAEVLVDEAQQVQINEIFHFKRTGMDADGNVIGSFEPTGIIPACIERLAIFGHGIDEAFFREGSTA, encoded by the coding sequence GTGTCACTTTTCAATCGTCGCGTGTTGTATGAACCGAAACAGGAGACGGAGCCAGTAACCCACAATCCTTATCTGGAGGAATTGGCTCTTCACTATAAAACAAGGCTATTGAATGAATCCAATCTCGATTCGTTGACGAGCTTGTCACGCGGTGAGATGCGACTAGCGATTGAACGGGCGATCAGTCAGTTCATGCTCGAAGAAAAAGTTGTCATTTCCCGTATGGATAAAGAAAAGTTGTTATCCCGCCTGATCGATGAGTCGATCGGATTCGGTCCATTGGAGCCGCTGCTTGGCGATGAAGAGATTACAGAAATTTTGATCAATGGTCACAACGAAATTTATATTGAAAAGAATGGTCAATTGCAGTTAACCGACATTCACTTTCGGGATGAGGCCCATGTGCGTCACATTATTGATCGAATTGTTGCCCCATTAGGGCGAAGAATTGACGAAAGTTCGCCGATGGTGGACGCCCGCTTATTTGACGGCAGTCGGGTAAACGCGGTCATTCCTCCCGTTAGTTTGAACGGAACGCTCGTCTCGATCCGTAAATTTCGCAAGGATCCTTTTAAGATGGAAGACTTGGTTGAATTTGATTCGATGGCGCCAGCGATGTCCCAATTTTTACAAGCGGTCGTCGCTTCAAAGCTGAATGTGTTGATTTCGGGAGGAACGGGCAGCGGGAAAACAACATTGCTCAATGCGGTCTCAGAAGCGATTCCCGATTTTGAACGAGTGATTACAATTGAGGACTCCGCCGAGTTAAGGTTAGATCGTCCCAATGTGATCGGGATGGAAGCGCGTCCGCCGAACGTGGAAGGCAGCGGGGAAATAACAATTCGGCAACTTGTCCGCAACGCCTTGCGGATGCGGCCCGATCGGATCATCGTCGGCGAGGTGCGCGGCGCGGAAGCATTCGATATGTTGCAGGCGATGAACACAGGTCACGAAGGTTCATTAACAACCGTTCACGCTAACTCGCCCCGTGATGCATTAAGCAGGGTTGAGGGCATGGTGATTATGGCGGGGATGGATTTGCCTTCTCATGTGATCCGCGAGTATATCGTTGGGGCGCTCGATTTTATCGTGCAGAGCGAGCGGTTAACGGACGGGAAGCGGCGGATTGTGTCGATTGCGGAAGTTTTGGTCGATGAAGCGCAGCAAGTCCAGATCAATGAAATTTTTCACTTTAAAAGAACTGGGATGGATGCAGACGGGAATGTGATAGGTTCCTTCGAGCCGACAGGCATCATTCCGGCCTGCATTGAACGACTCGCCATTTTTGGACATGGAATCGATGAAGCGTTCTTCCGAGAAGGGAGTACCGCATGA
- a CDS encoding type II secretion system F family protein translates to MIIAIFYGLAILCAIWGVYSLLGYRSQKREWRRAMGQYYELNNQRKSFLVVLGDRFDQTPYAEKMRGKLHQANLPLTPSEFYGMLLVGGMGIAVVSTSMFQLAFPLNVMIAGGLIAIIYFALFAIRKNKYQERFDDQLSEVCRLLGNAARAGMTINQGIELAAREMVYPAGDELKRLAHELRLGVDFERALINTQNRIPSRDFKLFIATLLIQKRSGGNLHAILDEMSQTLEERKILNQTIKTMTAEQRYISYILPALPIFLILVMNTIVEGFLKPIATAPGMILMGLFLAGSVLTFFLIRKVTNIRV, encoded by the coding sequence ATGATCATCGCCATCTTTTACGGCTTAGCGATTTTGTGCGCAATTTGGGGCGTGTATAGTTTGCTCGGCTATCGTTCTCAGAAACGAGAGTGGAGGCGAGCGATGGGCCAATATTACGAGCTGAACAATCAGCGGAAAAGTTTTTTGGTTGTGTTGGGGGATCGATTTGATCAAACTCCGTATGCGGAAAAAATGCGCGGGAAGTTACACCAGGCCAATCTGCCATTAACACCGTCTGAGTTTTATGGCATGTTGCTCGTGGGCGGAATGGGGATCGCCGTGGTGTCCACCTCAATGTTTCAGCTCGCTTTTCCGCTTAACGTCATGATTGCGGGCGGATTGATAGCCATTATTTATTTCGCGTTGTTCGCCATTCGAAAAAATAAGTACCAAGAACGTTTTGATGACCAATTGTCTGAAGTTTGTCGGTTGCTTGGAAACGCGGCGCGCGCGGGAATGACGATCAATCAAGGAATTGAATTAGCGGCTCGTGAGATGGTTTATCCCGCTGGGGATGAACTGAAACGATTGGCTCACGAATTGCGTTTAGGCGTCGATTTTGAGCGAGCCTTAATCAATACGCAAAACCGGATTCCATCCCGTGACTTTAAATTGTTTATTGCCACCTTGCTTATTCAAAAACGGTCTGGCGGTAATCTGCACGCGATTTTGGATGAAATGTCTCAAACACTAGAAGAGCGAAAAATTTTAAATCAAACGATAAAAACGATGACGGCTGAACAACGGTATATTTCGTATATTTTACCTGCATTGCCGATCTTTCTGATTCTAGTGATGAATACGATTGTCGAAGGCTTTTTGAAACCGATCGCGACGGCGCCAGGCATGATCTTAATGGGACTGTTCCTTGCGGGATCGGTATTGACGTTTTTTCTGATCCGAAAGGTAACCAATATAAGGGTGTAA
- a CDS encoding type II secretion system F family protein — MDGLLIVSTLLFWLFSALALKAWYDYRRQKQALTGHLIDLEEFKIDTLQKEETRLSQLFKRLFKYADDFSALGQRINFFSEKHEVEDWLRKAGYPYDLTVERFQGIKIFATVVGFGCGLVAIVLGLPLAHFGVIFLPLIGYFGVILTLKGKAKARQDELRYDLPDFLDIVSVSLKAGVSLDATLREVVKYFDGPLREEFMRFNHEIELGVPREEAYRELLKRNDNEEFQTLIKSLIQGMQLGVPIATTFKIQADDMRTLRRELVKEKAAKASPKITLITTFVVAPTAIMMIAGLMIINMFFGENSLMDIFK; from the coding sequence ATGGATGGATTGCTAATTGTTAGTACATTATTGTTTTGGCTGTTTAGCGCCCTTGCTTTGAAAGCGTGGTATGATTATCGCCGCCAAAAACAAGCGTTAACAGGGCATTTGATAGATTTAGAAGAATTTAAGATCGATACGCTTCAAAAAGAAGAAACGCGTCTTTCCCAACTTTTCAAACGGTTGTTTAAATATGCGGATGATTTTTCTGCATTGGGGCAGCGCATTAACTTCTTTAGCGAGAAGCACGAAGTTGAAGACTGGCTCAGGAAAGCGGGCTATCCGTATGATCTGACGGTAGAAAGATTTCAAGGCATAAAGATTTTTGCGACGGTCGTTGGCTTCGGATGTGGACTTGTTGCCATTGTGTTAGGATTGCCGCTCGCTCATTTCGGTGTCATCTTTCTACCTTTAATCGGTTACTTTGGCGTGATTTTAACGCTTAAAGGAAAAGCGAAAGCAAGGCAAGATGAGCTTCGCTATGATTTACCTGATTTTCTAGATATTGTCAGCGTCAGTTTAAAGGCGGGAGTTAGCCTGGATGCGACGTTGAGGGAGGTGGTGAAATATTTCGATGGTCCGTTGCGTGAAGAGTTTATGCGGTTCAATCATGAAATTGAGCTAGGGGTTCCCAGAGAAGAGGCCTATCGAGAGTTATTGAAAAGAAATGATAACGAAGAGTTTCAGACGTTAATCAAGTCGTTAATTCAAGGCATGCAACTTGGTGTGCCAATCGCGACAACTTTTAAAATTCAGGCGGATGATATGCGGACGCTGCGCAGGGAACTCGTCAAAGAGAAAGCAGCTAAAGCATCCCCGAAGATTACGCTAATTACAACTTTTGTTGTCGCGCCGACCGCGATCATGATGATTGCGGGCCTCATGATTATCAACATGTTTTTCGGGGAAAACAGTTTGATGGATATTTTTAAATAA
- a CDS encoding TadE/TadG family type IV pilus assembly protein encodes MLKLKQRLKDEKGSATLEFLGMVPYVFLMMLVLWQFLVCAFAAITVQSAANEAAKVFSTTSSELKAKEASGKIVNNLKNVAWQYHTIAPNSDGRHFEAKVQIQLKLAFLPSELLGMTIPTVPINYAVVGRKI; translated from the coding sequence ATGTTAAAATTGAAGCAACGATTGAAAGATGAAAAAGGGTCGGCGACACTTGAGTTTTTAGGGATGGTGCCTTACGTTTTTTTGATGATGTTGGTTCTATGGCAATTTCTCGTTTGCGCCTTTGCGGCGATCACCGTGCAATCCGCGGCGAATGAAGCGGCCAAAGTGTTTTCGACGACGAGCAGTGAACTTAAGGCTAAAGAGGCCAGCGGGAAAATTGTTAATAATTTAAAAAATGTGGCGTGGCAATATCATACGATCGCCCCGAATAGTGATGGGCGGCATTTTGAAGCGAAGGTCCAGATTCAGTTGAAGCTCGCATTTTTACCAAGTGAATTATTGGGGATGACGATTCCAACGGTGCCGATCAATTATGCAGTCGTGGGCAGGAAGATTTAA